The genomic region GACTGCTCAGGCGGTGGTGTTCGTCTTGGTGGTGTCCTCGGCCTTGGTGACGTTGACCGGCGCCACAGCGGGGCGGGGCTGGTCGGCCGTCGAGTTGGCCGTGGTGGCGTCGGCGGCGGGGGCGTCGTCCTCGCGCATGGCCTTGGTCTCGGCCTTCAGGATGCGCATGGACTTGCCGAGGCCGCGTGCCATCTCCGGCAGCTTCTTCGAGCCGAACAGCAGGATGAGGACAGCCAGCACCACCAGGAGGTGCCAGGGCTCCAGACCGTTGCGGAACATCCCTGACCACCGGTCCCTTCGGTTTTTCTAGCCGTTGCAGAGCCGGGCGGGCCGCCCGACATCGCCAGTATGCCTGGCGTAGTGCGGGAACGTATACACCCGCCGGGAAACGATGGTCAAAGAGCGGGTGACAGTGGCACGTTCGCCGGGCTTCGTCCGCATGTGGTCTGGACCACATGTCCAGGTCAGCG from Kitasatospora azatica KCTC 9699 harbors:
- the tatA gene encoding Sec-independent protein translocase subunit TatA produces the protein MFRNGLEPWHLLVVLAVLILLFGSKKLPEMARGLGKSMRILKAETKAMREDDAPAADATTANSTADQPRPAVAPVNVTKAEDTTKTNTTA